A genome region from Trichoderma asperellum chromosome 7, complete sequence includes the following:
- a CDS encoding uncharacterized protein (EggNog:ENOG41), with protein sequence MSSSSVRVKRRRTGESDTEGTITEPERTNKAEIIRPVSESVDGSGNPEPISVSEKRYRDWRKKGSPRQSLCFVCNEGGDLRDCYTCPRSYHKHCLDQPVEQFIHNDNFFCRICQKRQWHQHLPPLSPPPSPPPEKQRVALPSHRPNVQANNEPRLPSTSPAPASNSPALAPTPTHTPASAPTPASANQHSQATAPTSFTWLSQNQFTTPLTRSGTTSSPRASTPLSGVINISGAGRGMVAGPRGPRSRFSTLPAEVDDAVSLLLRELEYLGDARQKITQLEDVIVRLQQDVKINENALILAQRNAASSNSRNSEGLRAENEKLKKEAEDMRRLLADEKSRSRFHQEDAEYWKSQAQSKQTELEELRGKLKNLLGG encoded by the exons atgtcatcttcatcggtgAGAGTGAAGAGGAGGCGCACTGGAGAATCCGACACGGAGGGCACCATCACGGAACCAGAAAGGACCAATAAAGCAGAAATCATACGACCAGTATCTGAAAGTGTAGATGGAAGCGGGAATCCGGAGCCGATAAGTGTATCAG AAAAGAGATATCGAGATTGGCGCA AGAAAGGATCTCCTCGTCAAAGCCTGTGCTTTGTGTGTAATGAAGGAGGGGACCTAAGGGACTGTTACACTTGTCCTAGGTCGTATCACAAGCACTGTTTGGACCAGCCTGTGGAACAATTCATACATAATGACAATTTCTTTTGTCGTATCTGCCAAAAGCGACAATGGCACCAGCATCTACCGCCACTCAGCCCACCACCATCTCCGCCCCCAGAGAAGCAAAGGGTGGCTCTACCCAGTCACAGGCCGAATGTGCAGGCTAATAATGAACCCCGCCTACCTTCAACATCACCGGCTCCGGCGTCAAACTCACCAGCTCTCGCTCCCACTCCCACCCATACCCCAGCTTCTGCTCCTACTCCCGCATCAGCAAACCAGCATTCTCAGGCTACGGCACCGACGTCTTTTACTTGGCTATCGCAAAATCAGTTCACCACTCCACTCACTCGCTCAGGAACGACTTCAAGTCCACGAGCCTCAACACCTCTTTCGGGTGTAATCAACATTTCAGGCGCAGGCCGAGGGATGGTAGCCGGCCCACGAGGCCCCCGGTCACGCTTTTCTACCCTACCAGCCGAGGTGGACGATGCAGTCTCCTTATTGCTTAGGGAGCTAGAGTATCTTGGTGATGCCAGACAAAAAATCACACAGCTCGAAGACGTGATTGTGAGATTACAGCAGGACGTCAAGATCAATGAGAACGCTCTCATCTTGGCACAGCGCAATGCGGCTTCATCAAATTCGCGCAATTCAGAGGGCCTGCGAGCTGAGAATGAAAAACTGAAGAAAGAAGCCGAAGATATGCGTCGATTACTGGCTGATGAAAAATCTCGATCTCGCTTCCACCAGGAAGATGCGGAGTACTGGAAATCACAAGCTCAGAGTAAGCAGACAGAATTAGAGGAGCTAAGGGGGAAGTTGAAAAACTTACTGGGCGGATAA
- a CDS encoding uncharacterized protein (EggNog:ENOG41), whose protein sequence is MPIYHFELATKLTQTQKLALVRTITDWHATTFKSPRFIVNVRFVDVSQGFLADSYIGGTQRHINRLFVSLRSGAGRSQQALEGMADKLESFWNETVGRDSITKQLRGVFIMGELDVAKEAGFHLPLPGHFEQWVKDNTDEFHRLAAEGDPDAAQVVEEIKVRPEFQK, encoded by the exons ATGCCTATCTATCATTTTGAACTGGCTACCAAGCTCACCCAGACCCAAAAGTTGGCTCTGGTTCGTACCATTACCGACTGGCACGCGACTACGTTCAAGTCGCCTAGGTTCATCGTAAACGTTCGCTTCGTCGATGTTTCTCAAGGCTTTTTAGCCGATTCTTACATTGGTGGTACTCAAAGACACATTAATCGTCTCTTTGTCAGCCTTCGCAGTGGCGCGGGCCGCAGTCAACAAGCCTTGGAAGGCATGGCCGACAAGCTAGAGAGCTTTTGGAATGAGACTGTCGGAAGAGACTCCATTACTAAACAGCTGAGAGGGGTTTTCATTATGGGAGAGTTAGATGTTGCGAAAGAAGCAGGATTCCACCTCCCACTA CCGGGCCATTTTGAGCAATGGGTAAAGGATAACACTGATGAATTTCATCGTTTAGCCGCAGAAGGTGACCCTGACGCGGCACAAGTTGTTGAGGAAATCAAAGTCCGACCGGAGTTTCAGAAGTAA
- a CDS encoding uncharacterized protein (EggNog:ENOG41): MIEKKDFFPGFTPLSAQVFIRHPDAQSDAIERPTDPRAVLIYSWGDGQPKNLIKYADGYRDLFPCSTQIVVLAPISTAMWSNLEQRTQAMRPVIDAIFPKASNDDQETENREDRVLAHIMSNTGGINYAATLNAYRAVHDRPMPHHLLVFDSTPGSVIMTRENLARWSRAMALGTANWFPWPFAVTQTLWAGFLCGNRLIEWVVGKEPAPVFSVKAIIDPYYETKDTRHLYIYSEDDDLIPYEDIEEHIAEARKRGYKSDNHMFKGSGHVRHMQMFSEEYWGAIRTSWNRATSEPSDRA, from the coding sequence ATGATTgagaaaaaagacttttttccAGGCTTTACCCCCTTATCAGCGCAGGTTTTCATCCGCCACCCAGATGCACAGAGCGATGCTATTGAGCGTCCAACTGATCCCAGAGCCGTTCTCATCTATTCATGGGGCGATGGACAGCCCAAAAACCTGATCAAATATGCAGATGGATACAGAGATCTCTTCCCCTGCTCAACGCAGATCGTCGTGCTGGCTCCCATCTCAACAGCCATGTGGTCAAATCTCGAACAACGCACACAGGCTATGAGACCTGTAATTGATGCCATCTTTCCTAAGGCATCCAACGACGACCAAGAGACTGAAAATAGGGAAGACCGCGTGCTGGCACACATCATGTCCAACACCGGCGGCATAAACTATGCTGCAACACTGAATGCCTATCGTGCTGTTCATGATAGGCCAATGCCGCATCACCTTTTGGTCTTCGACTCCACGCCTGGTAGTGTCATCATGACACGCGAAAACTTGGCTCGCTGGTCGCGTGCAATGGCGTTGGGAACTGCAAACTGGTTCCCTTGGCCATTTGCCGTGACGCAAACTCTTTGGGCCGGTTTTCTCTGCGGAAATCGCTTAATTGAGTGGGTTGTCGGAAAGGAACCCGCTCCAGTGTTCAGTGTGAAGGCGATTATAGATCCGTATTATGAGACTAAGGATACGCGACATCTGTACATCTAcagcgaagacgacgacTTGATTCCGTACGAAGACATTGAAGAGCATATTGCGGAAGCAAGGAAAAGAGGGTACAAATCTGATAACCACATGTTCAAGGGAAGCGGACACGTACGACATATGCAAATGTTTTCAGAAGAATACTGGGGCGCTATTCGAACATCGTGGAATAGAGCAACGAGTGAACCTTCTGACAGAGCGTAA
- a CDS encoding uncharacterized protein (EggNog:ENOG41) gives MPSPQPVQTDAAPAPISLFSQAQVYNGLVYCSGNIGIDPKTGKLVEGTVTDRTEQTIRNISALLEAANSSLKRIIKVNVYLTTMDNFIPMNEGYAKFFSAPFPARTCVSVAGLPMGSDVEIECVAALNE, from the exons atgcCTAGCCCACAGCCCGTTCAAACAGACGCCGCTCCGGCACCTATTTCACTCTTCTCGCAGGCTCAAGTCTACAATGGCCTCGTATACTGTTCAGGAAACATTGGCATCGACCCCAAGACGGGTAAACTTGTCGAAGGCACAGTCACGGATCGTACC GAACAAACCATCCGTAATATATCTGCGCTTTTGGAAGCGGCTAATTCGTCTCTCAAACGCATCATCAAAGTCAACGTCTATTTGACTACAATGGACAACTTTATTCCGATGAATGAGGGATATGCCAAGTTCTTTTCAGCTCCATTTCCT GCCCGAACATGTGTGAGTGTCGCCGGTCTTCCAATGGGTTCAGATGTAGAGATAGAGTGCGTGGCAGCATTGAACGAATAA
- a CDS encoding uncharacterized protein (EggNog:ENOG41~TransMembrane:1 (n3-16c27/28o193-216i)~SECRETED:SignalP(1-19)), producing the protein MKLLFLLNTLILSAALSSSTVIVTITAAPAIPSNEPSFSIPSSFTSAILNSTNTYRRQYNASSLSWNTTLEKFATSYLQSDTTCRFAHSGGPYGENLAIGYANATASVEAWGNEEEKYNFNDPGFSEETGHFTQLVWKTTTTVGCGRKLCGTRGWFVVCEYWPRGNVGGEYGEEVDRNIDERGGGGARLSGPVVAAVAVVASLVQCCVVIVVFWWFGKAKL; encoded by the coding sequence ATGAAATTGCTCTTCTTGTTAAACACACTCATTTTATCTGCCGCGCTCTCCTCTTCGACTGTCATTGTCACTATTACTGCCGCGCCGGCGATCCCCTCCAACGAgccctccttctccatcccCTCATCTTTTACATCCGCAATTCTTAATTCAACAAACACCTACCGGCGCCAATACAACGCTTCTTCACTCTCTTGGAACACTACACTCGAGAAATTCGCCACGTCATATCTCCAATCAGACACGACTTGTCGTTTTGCTCACTCGGGCGGCCCTTACGGAGAGAATCTAGCTATAGGGTACGCGAACGCCACGGCATCGGTGGAGGCGTGGGGgaacgaggaagaaaagtaTAACTTCAACGACCCTGGTTTCTCGGAGGAGACGGGGCACTTTACGCAGCTGGTTTGGAAGACTACGACGACGGTGGGTTGTGGGAGAAAGCTGTGCGGGACTAGGGGCTGGTTTGTGGTTTGTGAGTATTGGCCGAGGGGGAACGTAGGAGGGGAATATGGAGAGGAGGTTGACAGGAATATAgatgaaagaggaggagggggggcgAGATTGAGTGGTCCTGTAGTTgcggctgtggctgtggTGGCGAGCTTGGTTCAGTGCTGTGTGGTAATAGTCGTCTTTTGGTGGTTTGGAAAAGCCAAGCTGTGA
- a CDS encoding uncharacterized protein (EggNog:ENOG41) — MQEKTAFVLIDPLNDFLHSEGKVYPALKASIEATDTVNNLQKFVEAARSRHIPIFYCQHQLYEEGQFDDWHHMSKSQLRIQQSNTFAAGSFGAEIYKGLEPDRSNGDAIVSRHWNSRGYHVTIISDATAGFSVELRDVAEKVIWPTIVDEVSTIDQWTEKSNSAK; from the exons ATGCAAGAGAAAACAGCATTTGTGTTAATTGATCCACTTAATGACTTTTTGCATTCAGAGGGCAAGGTATATCCTGCTCTCAAGGCTAGCATTGAGGCTACCGACACAGTGAACAATCTTCAAAAATTTGTTGAGGCTGCAAGAAGTAGACATATTCCTATCTTTTACTGCCAACACCAACTCTACGAAGAAGGCCAATTTGATGACTGGCACCACATGTCAAAGAGCCAACTCAGAATCCAACAATCGAACACATTCGCAGCAGGGAGCTTCGGAGCGGAAATTTACAAAGGGCTGGAGCCGGATCGCAGTAATGGCGATGCCATTGTATCACGCCACTGGAACAGCAG GGGATATCATGTCACAATCAT AAGCGATGCGACCGCTGGATTTTCAGTTGAGCTTAGAGACGTTGCTGAGAAAGTTATTTGGCCCACTATTGTGGACGAAGTCTCGACTATAGACCAATGGACCGAAAAGTCCAACAGCGCAAAGTAA
- a CDS encoding uncharacterized protein (EggNog:ENOG41~TransMembrane:12 (i53-71o91-109i121-139o145-169i181-203o215-233i281-300o320-344i365-385o397-419i431-453o459-480i)), giving the protein MDTIEDIMEDAPPREKEEDFSPSSDPESAPASSHAMEWEDDPRNPYNWSDGKRMYHTVCVALYAFTVTYMSSAYAPGAKATGEQFHVSETVSLLGISLFCLGLAFGPMIGAPLSESAGRLVVYRLGLPIATLFLIGAAVSKGIASVVICRFFAGVFGSPALSVGGGTMADMWPPARRGPSTALFVMAPFMGPCIAPIIGGFVIERLNWRWLEWVSVFWCVATCIFALGMSETYKKTILERDLKRQIPSSRIKIPTLSWSAIHKWASESLVRPMQLLFTEPIVLFLSLYIGFDFAVLYAFFASVPLVFQETYHFNSHQNGLVFIALGIGALLATLTNVLCDRFIYTRKCAEAREKDETGHIPPEERLYPALMGSFGVAIGLFWFAWTARPSIHWISPILALIPFNWGNLCIFATSITYMIDCYGARYGASALSANAFTRYVFAAAFPLFIIQMYDKLTTKWAASLLGFIAIGLVPIPWILFRFGARIRQKTRYAL; this is encoded by the exons ATGGACACTATAGAGGACATCATGGAGGATGCGCCCCCTcgcgaaaaggaagaagatttcTCTCCCTCAAGCGACCCTGAGAGTGCTCCAGCAAGCAGCCATGCAATGGAATGGGAAGATGATCCTCGCAATCCATACAACTGGAGTGATGGAAAGCGGATGTACCATACGGTCTGCGTTGCCCTTTACGCGTTTACGGT CACATACATGTCGTCAGCCTACGCACCAGGGGCAAAAGCAACTGGAGAACAGTTTCATGTATCAGAAACGGTTTCATTACTCGGTATCTCACTCTTTTGCCTCGGACTGGCGTTTGGACCAATGATAGGAGCACCTCTTAGCGAATCGGCAGGACGATTGGTTGTCTATCGGTTGGGCTTACCTATCGCTACCCTCTTTCTCATCGGCGCTGCGGTATCTAAAGGCATTGCCTCTGTTGTGATTTGCCGCTTCTTCGCTGGTGTTTTTGGAAGCCCAGCATTGAGCGTAGGTGGTGGAACAATGGCAGATATGTGGCCGCCTGCACGTCGTGGACCTTCGACAGCGCTCTTTGTTATGGCCCCTTTTATGGGACCATGCATTG CCCCAATCATAGGTGGCTTCGTCATAGAACGGTTGAACTGGAGATGGCTCGAATGGGTGTCTGTCTTCTGGTGCGTTGCGACATGTATATTCGCTCTTGGCATGAGTGAAACCTACAAAAAGACCATCCTCGAGCGCGATCTCAAGAGACAAATACCGTCTTCCCGAATCAAGATACCCACCTTGAGTTGGAGCGCTATACACAAATGGGCAAGCGAGTCCTTAGTGAGGCCTATGCAACTTCTATTCACCGAACCCATCGTCCTGTTCCTGAGTCTATATATTGGCTTCGATTTTGCCGTGCTATACGCGTTCTTCGCTTCCGTCCCACTCGTCTTCCAAGAAACATACCACTTTAATTCTCACCAGAATGGATTGGTTTTCATTGCTCTGGGAATCGGCGCGTTATTGGCAACGCTGACGAACGTTCTTTGCGACCGATTTATCTACACACGAAAATGCGCAGAGGCACGCGAAAAGGATGAAACAGGCCATATACCCCCAGAAGAGCGTCTCTATCCGGCGCTCATGGGAAGTTTTGGAGTTGCCATTGGCCTTTTTTGGTTTGCTTGGACTGCCCGCCCCAGTATACATTGGATAAGCCCGATTCTAGCCCTGATCCCATTCAACTGGGGCAATCTTTGCATCTTT GCCACCAGTATAACTTATATGATTGACTGCTATGGCGCTCGGTATGGAGCTTCGGCGCTTTCGGCAAATGCTTTTACACGCTATGTCTTTGCTGCCGCTTTTCCGCTTTTCATTATTCAAA TGTATGATAAGTTGACGACAAAATGGGCTGCCAGTCTGCTTGGTTTCATAGCCATTGGCTTGGTTCCTATCCCCTGGATACTATTTAGATTCGGTGCGAGGATTAGACAGAAGACCCGCTACGCTCTTTAA